The sequence below is a genomic window from Coffea arabica cultivar ET-39 chromosome 8e, Coffea Arabica ET-39 HiFi, whole genome shotgun sequence.
GTATTGTGCTCCTACGGTAGGAACGGTCAATGCGTTCCTACCATAAGGGGCAGTTGTCAGCTTTACCTTTTCAATTGTCGCAGACATTATTATTTCTAGCCTCATATTTCACTGGCTTTTGATCAAAAGACATCCACACCCAAAAGCAGCTAGCAACCATGTCAAAGCCAGTCATCATCAAAAAATTGTAGTACTAATTTTCTATCTTTTAGTAATTGTTTTGAAATGGACTCAAAAAACGGAAGAATAGATAGAGTTTCATAGTCAAACATGTGAAATTGAGTTGGATACTTGGATCTCAACAACACTGAATGAAACTACTGTAATTTAAAACAAATTCAGATTtagattctttattttttttttcctttcagctAAGCAGGGGATTTTAGATTCTTTTAGGTGTCAGGAATCGTGGGCTTCACCAAGGGATTGGAGTTTAGGGCTTTTGTGAATTCTTGGAATGGTTTGTCAGCAGACCTCTTGACGGGGGTCGCTCAGCCTGTGGTTGAAGTAACTAAGATGTTGTAGTATTTCACTTAGATGGTACGAGGAACCGGACAAAGCAGGTAACAAGTTATGGACTGAGATAGAATAAGTTATAGGACGAGATCTGTAACTATTGCCCAAGTTATGGACTGTAACATGAAGATTTTCCTTTGGCAAATTATGGACCAACCCTCCAGGTTCGACCAAATTATTAATCTGTTCAATTTTCTGTGGAGTCAGCAATACTTTGTTGCCAAAAACTAGTCTAGTCTAGGGGAGTATTTCCAGCCACAAAAGGGAAATCACCAAGAAAGATTGTTCCTCTACTACAGTTCCCGGCTGCCAGACATCTGTGCATGCATCCAGATATAGTAAGTTGGATGACAGCTTTTACAGTAACGACATTGTTGGATCAACTGATATTCTTGACTCCCAGGTTTCTGCAGGTGTACTGAATTACTGATCACGATACAACTTGTCTAGGTTTCACCTACTATATTACAGCAATGAAAGACCTCTAGTTCTAGTCATCCTGTTCATGAAAAGTTGTCTCTTTCTTATCTTCTTTGCCAGGACCATAAGCCTTGTTGCAAATGAGGAAATAAATCATGTTAAGCATACTTAAGCCAGCAAGCACCCAGTAGTAATAATCATAGTGACCCTTATTGACATTGGTCGAAATCCAGCTTTCTTTTCCTCCCAGTTTCGAGAGTTTGTCGATGGCGTTCATAAGAAAACTTGAAACAAGATTTGCCGCAGATATCCCAAGTAAGGAAAGAGTGGAAGATATACTTGACATGCTTCTTGGAAACTCGGAATAATAGAACTCATTCTGTGCAACCATATTTGCAATTGCGCCAGCGCCGATCAGGAAAGATGGGGGAAGAAGCCAAAGTAATGACATGTCCACCACTGCATCTGAATCATCTGAATATCCTTCCCTGATAGCCAGACTACGTCGTTTAAGCTCCACTGTTGCTGCCACTATCATGCCTACAAAAGAAAGGGCCATTCCAATTCCCATTCTTTCCCTTGTCGAGAGATGAACAGGTCTCCCCAAAATTCTTGATGCAACAGGCAGGATTATCTGAAGATAAAAAGGTATCCATAGTACTGCACCGACAACGGCAAACATACTACAAGAACCAGCTGGCATTTCAAAGTTCGGACCAAATTTTCGGTTCATGGACTTTGCTTGAAGTACAGAAAATGAGAGCTGGCTGTTATTTACTGACATTATCATTCCTGCGGACCATAAGGGGATCACTCTGAGAATCGACTTCAGGTCCTCAACTTGATTTACTGTGCAAAGACTCCAGGGATCTGCCGCTGTTCCATCTGTTGTCAAGTCTTTCTCAGGATCTAGGATGATGCAAGCTTTGTTTAAGAACCTGGAAGACAAATTATTGAAGCTTCCATAAGAGAAATATTGTTTAAATGACCAACTAGGAACTTCTCTCTTGAATGTTCAAACTCCGAATGACTTTAAAGAGAAATTCTCAGACTCAAAAAATGCTTTTACAAATTGTTGAATTGGCCACcgcatgaaaaataaaataggattaattgcaaaccaattataGCTACCAAATACAGGCAACCTTGCATAATCAAAATAAGTTGCTAAGAACTTGAAATTATCCATATATATATGAATCAAGAAAGAAATACAGCCCTAGCCTGCGAGCGGAGCTAATCATTTTGGATAAGAGCAAATTAAGATCACACCTTAGTTTTTCACTTGGAAGACAAATTGATGGACCCCTGTGGTGATGGCACAGCAATTTTGAGCTCTCTGTTGACAATTCTATATGCCGTTTCCTATAAGAGGCTACAGCCACTTGAAGCATTTCGACAATTAAACTTGATTTAGCCTTCAACTTGACATATAAGTGCGAAGCCAGGGAGAATGACAGAGTTGACAACAACATGAGCATGACTGGAATGCCAAAACCAACTTGCCATCCCAAGCTTTCTTGTGCGTAGACAATGCAAgtataagcaattaaaagagAAATTGTGGATAACGCATAGTACCAGCTGAAATAGGACTCCAGAACCCGTCCATTGTTGTGGCCACCTGCTTTTTGTAACTGATCAGCACCAAAAGCTAAGGATGAAGACCTAATTCCTCCCAATCCAATAGACGTGAGTccaaaacaagaacacaagagAAAGAGTTGAAAACTTGTCGcagagctacaacttttattcgaTTCATGACATGGAGGCGGCTTTACTTGTGGAATCATAGCTGTTAGCCACAAAAGAGCCATTCCCTTCAATCAAAGTAGAAACTCATTTTCAGATGATTCCATTAAAATTAGAAATAATATAGTAAATTTGAATGCACCCCTCTGTATTACTGGTCAGTAGTGTAATTTTTTCTTGCAGCAGCACGACTACTTCGGTGCATCAACAAGTGAAGCCTTAAAGAAAGATGCAGAGAATTTAAATTTCTTTAAGTTTTACTAGTGTGATGTGCAACAAATTATCTTCTAAAAGTCAGGGGTTCTTTTTCAGTTTTCTTCACTGCACATGAAATATCGATGGAGCAGGATTTGTAACTGAAAAATATAAAGCTGCTGTGTGCGTGAAGAAACTAATGGCCTGCATTTTCGGATGACATCATGCCATGTATGATTGGAAtcctctcaaaaaaaaaacaagaagaagatgatTATGGAGTTCCATTCCAAAAGTTCAGAAAGAGCTAATATAAAATGAGAGTTGCTGGAAGCAGAATTAGACAAGAAAGTCTAAAACATGCCTTTTCTGCAATTTGTTTCACCAGTTTCCTATGTGAACATGTTGGTTCTTAATTGAAATGATCAATTATGGTTCTAAACACAGGGTCAGAACAGATAAAATTTTGTCACTGCATGAAGATAAAAAGTGAGAAATGATGTATTTTTCAGACAAAAAAAAGGATCTGACAGCGGCAGGAAAATGACTTACACCACTCTTAAGCAACAATGATGTAATCTTAAAGTGCACCCCAACTCCTCCTCCTCACAAGATCATTAAGCATTTTTAAATGTTCTTTGATCCATCCTGGCCGCCAGAttgtaaatcaaagaaaaaagcCAGGGATACTCTATAAAATTCGTCCACTTTCACAGTACAATCTGAAGTTGAAAATGACATGATGG
It includes:
- the LOC113704406 gene encoding protein NRT1/ PTR FAMILY 1.2-like isoform X2; the protein is MVVGRESRSKYSTHIIAVEEVEVPTCMTENSADDEQESMTTKPLLNDDHDCFSAKGGFRTMPFILANEAFAQVASCGLQPSMILYLTGEYHLNMATGSNIIFLWSAATNFMPLLGAIVADSFLGRFRMILFGCVISLLGMALLWLTAMIPQVKPPPCHESNKSCSSATSFQLFLLCSCFGLTSIGLGGIRSSSLAFGADQLQKAGGHNNGRVLESYFSWFLNKACIILDPEKDLTTDGTAADPWSLCTVNQVEDLKSILRVIPLWSAGMIMSVNNSQLSFSVLQAKSMNRKFGPNFEMPAGSCSMFAVVGAVLWIPFYLQIILPVASRILGRPVHLSTRERMGIGMALSFVGMIVAATVELKRRSLAIREGYSDDSDAVVDMSLLWLLPPSFLIGAGAIANMVAQNEFYYSEFPRSMSSISSTLSLLGISAANLVSSFLMNAIDKLSKLGGKESWISTNVNKGHYDYYYWVLAGLSMLNMIYFLICNKAYGPGKEDKKETTFHEQDD
- the LOC113704406 gene encoding protein NRT1/ PTR FAMILY 1.2-like isoform X1, coding for MVVGRESRSKYSTHIIAVEEVEVPTCMTENSADDEQESMTTKPLLNDDHDCFSAKGGFRTMPFILANEAFAQVASCGLQPSMILYLTGEYHLNMATGSNIIFLWSAATNFMPLLGAIVADSFLGRFRMILFGCVISLLGMALLWLTAMIPQVKPPPCHESNKSCSSATSFQLFLLCSCFGLTSIGLGGIRSSSLAFGADQLQKAGGHNNGRVLESYFSWYYALSTISLLIAYTCIVYAQESLGWQVGFGIPVMLMLLSTLSFSLASHLYVKLKAKSSLIVEMLQVAVASYRKRHIELSTESSKLLCHHHRGPSICLPSEKLRFLNKACIILDPEKDLTTDGTAADPWSLCTVNQVEDLKSILRVIPLWSAGMIMSVNNSQLSFSVLQAKSMNRKFGPNFEMPAGSCSMFAVVGAVLWIPFYLQIILPVASRILGRPVHLSTRERMGIGMALSFVGMIVAATVELKRRSLAIREGYSDDSDAVVDMSLLWLLPPSFLIGAGAIANMVAQNEFYYSEFPRSMSSISSTLSLLGISAANLVSSFLMNAIDKLSKLGGKESWISTNVNKGHYDYYYWVLAGLSMLNMIYFLICNKAYGPGKEDKKETTFHEQDD